A single genomic interval of Stieleria maiorica harbors:
- a CDS encoding S1 family peptidase: MKRRIRDPWPGVCRALTRLRVGAGLLLLGTASLPSATAGTIRHDRPDSSYTSLAASYPAVGALTWSNMICSATLIDQDWILTAGHCLDADGFSASDWTFDLTDSGGGVHVGAERFVYSGWTGDLTTGTDIALLRLATSELSVTPATINTNTSEVGQTATHVGYGVTGTGATGITAPAGTKRAGQNVVDVDGSVVGGYSDDILFEDFDSGSAGDNFFGSATQLDLEYLIAGGDSGGAIFMDFGSGDVLAGVHSFIASVDGNTDADYGDLAGSIKVSSYASWITSTISAGNDPVAPELSSWMMWMVLGVGLLMSSRSATRRI, translated from the coding sequence ATGAAACGACGAATCCGCGATCCGTGGCCTGGGGTCTGCCGTGCGCTGACCCGTTTGCGGGTCGGGGCCGGTCTGCTGTTGCTGGGAACGGCCTCCTTGCCGTCAGCGACAGCCGGCACGATCCGACACGACCGCCCCGATTCCAGTTACACCAGTCTGGCGGCCAGCTATCCCGCCGTGGGTGCGTTGACGTGGAGCAATATGATCTGCTCGGCCACGTTGATCGACCAGGATTGGATTCTGACGGCCGGGCACTGTTTGGACGCCGACGGTTTTTCGGCCAGCGACTGGACGTTCGACCTGACCGACAGCGGGGGCGGAGTCCACGTGGGTGCCGAGCGATTCGTCTATTCCGGCTGGACGGGCGACCTGACCACCGGGACCGACATCGCACTGTTGCGGCTCGCCACGAGTGAATTGAGCGTGACGCCGGCGACGATCAATACCAACACTTCGGAAGTCGGACAAACCGCGACGCACGTCGGCTATGGCGTGACCGGGACCGGCGCGACGGGCATCACCGCTCCGGCAGGCACCAAGCGCGCCGGGCAGAATGTCGTCGATGTCGATGGCAGCGTCGTCGGGGGCTACAGCGACGACATCTTGTTCGAAGACTTTGACAGCGGATCGGCGGGCGACAATTTTTTCGGGTCGGCAACACAACTGGACCTGGAATACCTGATCGCCGGGGGGGACAGCGGGGGCGCGATCTTCATGGACTTTGGCAGCGGCGACGTCCTGGCCGGCGTCCACTCCTTCATCGCCAGCGTGGACGGCAATACCGACGCCGACTATGGAGACTTGGCCGGTTCGATCAAGGTTTCCTCGTACGCCTCCTGGATCACATCGACCATTTCCGCCGGCAACGATCCCGTGGCCCCCGAATTGTCCTCCTGGATGATGTGGATGGTGCTGGGCGTCGGGCTGCTGATGAGTTCGCGATCGGCGACACGCCGGATTTAG
- a CDS encoding ABC transporter ATP-binding protein, with protein sequence MKNFGRALADALGFWPLLLVATLCAVGNGAIWGLNIGALFPVIKVTMVGESLQDWVKGEIAESHVRIAKIDREIADLRANVKPGSEREIELELLQSRKNAEQAGLDSSLKIQPYIDRYMPQDPFQTVLYVMLGVLFCTALKHVFQFANTAIVALIAARITRRIQTRIFSKALTLDPASFAGHTSSGFVAHITYTTNMLSNGITSVYGGAVREPLKLASCLFGAAVICPRLLLLTMLVVPVVFGLLYLVSRSLKRVCQNLLERAMGLHHVMLESLNNIKTVQAYCREDHEQERFDKATLDMQRFTMRIVSFNALNRPLTELLALGMMSTAIVAGSYLVMNRATDIFGIQITSQPLGPASMIIFFGMLVGASDPVRKLASVIDGINTGAVAANLLYPMLDQTSQIVEADDAVTTARPHRSLKLEGVHFAYEQGNPILSDVSLEIPHGSTVAVVGANGSGKSSMINLLCRFYDPQGGRICLDDADIRQMKLKDLRGRIALVTQNTELFNEDLYYNIGYGSEGATRDQIITAARAAHAESFIENELPQRYETVIGQDGHRLSGGQRQRIALARALIRDPDILILDEATSQIDVESERLIFDTIRDQCQHRTVFFVTHRPGMLDIADIVLRFEDQKISVERGVQALQNNRQGDDQEPRLGAVA encoded by the coding sequence ATGAAGAATTTTGGTCGAGCACTTGCCGATGCGCTGGGTTTTTGGCCGCTGTTGCTTGTCGCGACCCTCTGCGCCGTCGGCAACGGTGCGATCTGGGGACTGAATATCGGCGCGCTGTTCCCGGTCATCAAAGTCACGATGGTCGGTGAATCGCTGCAGGATTGGGTCAAGGGCGAAATCGCCGAAAGCCACGTCCGAATCGCCAAAATCGACCGCGAGATCGCCGATCTTCGCGCCAACGTCAAACCGGGCAGCGAGCGGGAAATCGAACTGGAATTGCTGCAGTCGCGCAAGAATGCCGAGCAAGCCGGACTGGATTCGTCGCTGAAAATCCAACCCTATATCGACCGCTACATGCCCCAAGATCCGTTCCAAACGGTTCTTTATGTGATGCTGGGCGTCTTGTTCTGCACGGCACTGAAACACGTCTTTCAATTCGCCAACACCGCGATCGTGGCGCTGATCGCCGCCCGGATCACGCGGCGGATTCAAACCAGGATCTTCTCCAAAGCCCTGACGCTGGACCCGGCCAGTTTCGCCGGCCACACCAGCAGCGGCTTCGTCGCCCACATCACCTACACGACCAATATGCTGTCAAATGGCATCACCAGCGTGTATGGCGGTGCGGTGCGAGAACCACTGAAACTCGCCTCCTGTCTGTTCGGCGCGGCCGTGATTTGCCCCCGCTTGCTGCTGCTGACCATGCTGGTCGTTCCCGTCGTCTTCGGTTTGCTGTACCTGGTCAGTCGGTCGCTCAAGCGGGTTTGCCAAAACTTGCTGGAACGGGCGATGGGACTGCACCACGTCATGCTGGAATCGCTTAACAATATCAAAACCGTCCAAGCCTACTGTCGCGAAGATCACGAACAAGAACGTTTCGACAAGGCGACCCTGGACATGCAACGATTCACGATGCGGATCGTCAGTTTCAACGCGCTCAATCGCCCCCTCACCGAGTTGCTAGCATTGGGCATGATGAGCACGGCGATCGTCGCGGGGTCGTATTTGGTGATGAACCGGGCGACGGACATTTTCGGGATCCAGATCACCAGCCAGCCCTTGGGCCCGGCATCGATGATCATCTTTTTCGGGATGTTGGTCGGGGCCAGCGATCCGGTGCGGAAGCTCGCCTCGGTGATCGACGGGATCAATACGGGGGCGGTTGCCGCCAACTTGCTGTATCCCATGTTGGACCAGACCAGCCAAATCGTCGAAGCGGACGACGCGGTGACGACTGCCCGTCCCCACCGCAGTTTGAAGCTTGAGGGCGTGCATTTTGCATACGAGCAAGGCAATCCGATTTTGAGCGACGTGTCGCTGGAGATTCCCCACGGCAGCACCGTGGCGGTGGTCGGCGCCAACGGTTCGGGAAAATCGTCGATGATCAACCTGTTGTGTCGGTTTTACGATCCGCAGGGCGGCCGGATCTGCCTGGACGATGCGGACATCCGGCAGATGAAGCTGAAAGATCTGCGGGGTCGGATCGCGTTGGTGACACAGAACACCGAATTGTTCAACGAGGATTTGTATTACAACATCGGGTACGGGTCGGAGGGTGCGACGCGGGACCAGATCATCACCGCGGCGCGGGCGGCCCATGCCGAGTCGTTCATCGAAAACGAGCTTCCACAGCGTTATGAAACCGTGATCGGCCAGGACGGGCACCGGCTGAGCGGTGGCCAGCGGCAGCGCATCGCGCTGGCCCGAGCATTGATTCGGGATCCCGACATTCTGATTCTTGACGAAGCGACCAGCCAAATTGATGTCGAGAGCGAGCGTCTGATTTTTGACACCATTCGCGACCAGTGCCAGCATCGCACGGTGTTTTTCGTGACGCACCGTCCCGGCATGCTGGACATCGCCGACATTGTGCTGCGTTTCGAGGACCAAAAGATTTCGGTGGAACGTGGCGTCCAGGCGTTGCAGAACAACCGTCAGGGAGACGACCAGGAACCTCGACTCGGTGCCGTTGCGTAG
- a CDS encoding acylneuraminate cytidylyltransferase family protein, whose product MEIVALIGVRGGSKRVKNKNSRPFAGSNLLELKIATLRRVPGIARVIVNSECDHLLDIARSSGAETIKRDPQFANDHITSSDYYQHVAENCPAEIILSASVTTPLFTVESYQKGIEAFRRADYAKHDSVTSCCRIKEFLYRDGVALNYDPQNQVRSQDLPRIMAVNYGFSIIRRDDMIKLRNIVGKRPLMIETSRLESIDIDTQEDFFIASTLYNALQAEKREAA is encoded by the coding sequence ATGGAAATCGTTGCCTTAATCGGAGTGCGCGGGGGGTCAAAACGAGTCAAGAACAAGAATTCTCGACCGTTTGCCGGCAGCAACCTGCTGGAATTAAAGATCGCGACGCTCAGGCGGGTCCCCGGCATCGCTCGCGTGATCGTCAATTCCGAATGCGACCACCTGCTTGACATCGCTCGGTCGTCGGGTGCGGAAACGATCAAACGTGATCCACAGTTTGCCAACGATCACATCACATCGAGCGACTACTATCAGCACGTCGCCGAGAATTGCCCCGCCGAGATCATTCTTTCGGCATCGGTGACCACTCCCCTGTTTACCGTGGAGAGCTACCAAAAGGGCATCGAGGCGTTCCGCCGGGCGGATTATGCGAAACACGACTCGGTGACTTCGTGCTGTCGGATCAAAGAGTTTCTGTATCGCGACGGCGTCGCGCTGAATTACGATCCGCAGAACCAGGTCCGATCACAGGACCTGCCCCGCATCATGGCGGTCAACTACGGATTTTCGATCATCCGCCGCGACGACATGATCAAGCTCCGAAACATCGTCGGCAAGCGACCGCTGATGATCGAAACCTCGCGTCTGGAATCGATCGACATCGATACCCAGGAAGACTTCTTCATCGCGTCGACGCTGTACAACGCGTTGCAGGCCGAGAAGAGGGAGGCGGCTTGA
- a CDS encoding motility associated factor glycosyltransferase family protein, producing MYQDFAENWGPSLARRFGLEQPIVDQWHDDLQLPKSELGHLPDWVELNRATRSRIARCKEQWSGETVVCVGNGPSINQMDLSCLDGALIVGTNRAYQLLDRFTPREFHLVVQDNQRVAELGQDLRQLKCPLHLGNIYYDQRGVPPEWVTPKMRNLSVYMPRLRWQLEEDQLEPIPDFEPGFSSDPTQFVYYGFSVIFSAIQFAAYFGAARIVCIGIDMDYDSGTNFVPGVNVTWDGFSYEYHAKPMFELIDQKLRKSGIEFINATPRGKVDAIDRMPLAEALSRKTPRLAA from the coding sequence ATGTATCAGGACTTCGCCGAAAATTGGGGTCCGTCGCTCGCGCGACGTTTCGGCCTGGAACAACCGATTGTCGATCAGTGGCACGACGATCTGCAACTGCCGAAGTCGGAACTGGGACATCTCCCGGACTGGGTCGAGCTCAACCGCGCGACCCGTTCGAGGATCGCCCGGTGCAAGGAACAGTGGTCGGGCGAAACGGTCGTCTGTGTCGGCAACGGTCCTTCGATCAATCAAATGGACCTGAGCTGTTTGGACGGGGCCTTGATCGTCGGAACGAACCGTGCCTACCAACTGCTCGACCGGTTCACCCCGCGCGAGTTCCACCTGGTCGTCCAAGACAATCAACGGGTTGCCGAATTGGGCCAGGATCTTCGCCAACTGAAGTGCCCGCTCCATCTGGGCAACATCTATTACGACCAGCGGGGCGTGCCCCCGGAATGGGTCACGCCGAAAATGCGTAATCTGTCGGTTTACATGCCACGGTTGCGATGGCAGTTGGAAGAAGACCAGCTGGAACCGATACCGGATTTCGAACCTGGATTCTCGAGTGATCCGACGCAGTTTGTCTATTACGGATTCAGCGTCATCTTCAGCGCGATTCAATTTGCCGCCTACTTCGGTGCCGCACGAATCGTTTGCATCGGCATCGACATGGACTACGACTCGGGCACGAACTTCGTTCCCGGCGTCAATGTGACTTGGGACGGGTTCAGCTATGAATACCACGCCAAGCCGATGTTCGAGTTGATCGACCAAAAGCTCCGCAAGTCGGGCATTGAGTTCATCAATGCGACGCCGCGGGGAAAGGTCGACGCGATCGATCGAATGCCGCTTGCAGAAGCGCTTTCACGAAAGACTCCACGACTCGCTGCATGA
- a CDS encoding class I SAM-dependent methyltransferase encodes MIVEKTNARKGGTQDFVRFVRDGYRVMRGKEIKYTKSMGRGMDAVVHQPRPEANFSEFSVWDKEWELLAELVRESAQHDGPIVEIGVLAGRTTQRIATVKSPEQKILAVDNFCWNGWGLTPDEQFSLVQLSLGYLVETGHVEICRIDKDEFFRTYDGPTPSLVFLDAMHDYKETRKDIVWAKEVGAKIVCGHDYCDDFPGVIKAVKEFGGPTRLAERLYVL; translated from the coding sequence ATGATTGTTGAAAAAACGAATGCCCGGAAGGGCGGAACGCAGGATTTTGTCCGCTTTGTCCGTGACGGTTACCGCGTGATGCGGGGTAAAGAGATTAAGTACACCAAGTCGATGGGCCGCGGCATGGACGCGGTCGTCCACCAGCCCCGGCCCGAGGCCAATTTTTCGGAGTTCTCCGTCTGGGACAAGGAATGGGAACTGTTGGCCGAATTGGTCCGCGAATCTGCCCAGCACGACGGTCCGATCGTCGAGATCGGCGTGTTGGCCGGACGCACCACGCAACGGATCGCGACGGTCAAATCGCCCGAGCAAAAGATCCTTGCCGTCGACAACTTTTGCTGGAACGGTTGGGGGCTGACACCGGACGAGCAATTCAGCCTGGTCCAGCTTTCCCTTGGGTACCTGGTCGAAACAGGACACGTCGAAATCTGCCGCATCGACAAAGACGAATTCTTTCGGACTTATGACGGTCCCACGCCCTCGTTGGTCTTCCTCGACGCCATGCATGACTACAAGGAAACCAGAAAGGACATCGTCTGGGCAAAAGAAGTCGGTGCAAAAATCGTGTGTGGACACGACTACTGCGATGACTTTCCCGGCGTCATCAAAGCGGTCAAGGAATTCGGCGGACCGACCCGGTTGGCCGAGCGATTGTACGTGCTGTAG
- a CDS encoding glycosyltransferase family 2 protein produces MIQQLTYSEPPIPGLVSIVIPAYNRDDFIGATLQTVRDQEYTNWEVIVIEDSSKGETERIVGDFGRSVTQSVSYSRNEQNLGAAASRNRGFAKARGEFIATLDSDDLWRPNHLSRVVDAIRNHGAHIGYAKVQMFQHGTGAELDVYGPTDDEVSRFPISLFNRCFVVPSATVMRREVMEVVGPQSCEHKYCEDFDFFLRCVSSGVEFIHVDDVTCDYRKEHAGATTERLAGTIEEVAYTILRYSKSPAVDRETSLSFAYDNLLAAARLHRRTDPSKDPSADPVRGGQLLIEAWNLRRKDVSSLTKGVAAVIRGTIGQLLSPGEDRTRHRATMDKRPLDRSAFETSKRLLENSPELKKAA; encoded by the coding sequence GTGATCCAACAACTTACCTATTCCGAGCCACCGATTCCCGGATTGGTCTCGATCGTGATCCCGGCATACAACCGGGACGATTTTATCGGCGCGACGCTCCAGACGGTGCGCGATCAAGAGTACACCAACTGGGAAGTCATCGTGATCGAAGACTCTTCCAAAGGTGAAACCGAGCGAATCGTTGGCGACTTCGGACGCTCCGTGACGCAATCCGTTTCCTATTCTCGCAACGAACAAAACCTCGGTGCGGCGGCGTCTCGCAACCGCGGCTTTGCCAAAGCGCGGGGCGAATTCATCGCGACGTTGGACAGCGATGATCTGTGGAGACCGAATCATCTCAGCCGCGTGGTCGACGCGATCCGCAATCATGGGGCACACATCGGGTACGCCAAAGTCCAGATGTTCCAGCATGGAACCGGCGCCGAACTGGATGTCTATGGACCGACCGACGATGAAGTGTCTCGTTTCCCGATCTCTCTGTTTAATCGCTGCTTTGTCGTACCTTCGGCCACGGTGATGCGGCGTGAGGTGATGGAGGTCGTGGGTCCGCAAAGCTGCGAGCACAAGTACTGCGAGGACTTCGACTTTTTCCTCCGCTGTGTTTCCTCGGGGGTTGAATTTATTCACGTCGATGACGTGACATGCGACTATCGAAAGGAACATGCCGGCGCGACGACAGAGCGTCTTGCCGGAACGATCGAAGAGGTCGCGTACACGATCTTGCGGTACTCCAAGTCGCCGGCCGTCGACCGGGAAACCAGTCTTTCGTTCGCCTACGACAACTTGCTCGCCGCCGCGCGTCTGCACCGCCGAACGGATCCGAGCAAAGACCCGTCGGCGGATCCCGTCAGGGGCGGTCAGCTGCTGATCGAGGCATGGAATCTGCGACGGAAGGATGTCTCGTCACTGACCAAAGGCGTTGCCGCTGTCATCCGCGGGACCATCGGCCAACTGTTATCGCCCGGCGAAGACCGGACCCGACACCGAGCGACGATGGATAAACGACCGTTGGATCGTTCGGCATTCGAAACATCAAAGCGACTTTTGGAAAACAGCCCTGAGCTAAAGAAGGCCGCATAG
- a CDS encoding glycosyltransferase family 8 protein, producing the protein MKNQEPIALVSGSDDAYTLPLAVTIASAIKSLSADRRLDVYILDGGISDASKRRLLASWEDPRVSVQWIPVSRESFERFPVSHHINAATYMRLAIAEYLPASVQRAIYLDADMLVRQDLGLLWDEPQGDAALLAVQDYAAPFIDASTCLTNFEQAQPYLAAVHPIANFRELGLPADAPYFNGGMLVIDVKAWRERNLAKHLFECLEEHREHVLWWDQYALNVVLAGSWRSLDLRWNQGAHLYVYPSGEHSPFDSSTHRAIVEDPWIVHFCSPDKPWNYFCRHPYTDAFRKQVRQTDWHGWKPERPDEFMRRWWGHHYKPARERWKTQVRRIKENFRSRNRAA; encoded by the coding sequence ATGAAAAACCAAGAACCAATCGCGCTGGTAAGCGGATCCGACGATGCCTACACCCTGCCGCTGGCGGTCACGATCGCATCGGCGATCAAGTCGCTTTCGGCCGACCGGCGACTCGACGTCTACATTCTCGACGGCGGGATCTCCGATGCATCCAAGCGGCGACTGCTGGCATCATGGGAGGATCCCCGGGTCAGCGTGCAATGGATTCCCGTCAGCCGGGAATCGTTCGAACGCTTCCCGGTCAGCCACCACATCAATGCGGCGACGTACATGCGGTTGGCGATCGCCGAGTACCTGCCCGCATCGGTCCAGCGAGCGATCTACTTGGACGCGGACATGCTCGTCCGCCAAGACCTGGGACTCCTTTGGGACGAACCCCAGGGCGATGCGGCACTGTTGGCGGTTCAGGACTATGCGGCTCCCTTCATCGACGCATCGACCTGCCTGACCAATTTTGAACAGGCCCAGCCCTACCTTGCGGCCGTCCATCCGATTGCCAATTTTCGTGAACTCGGACTGCCCGCCGATGCCCCCTACTTTAACGGCGGGATGCTCGTCATCGATGTCAAAGCGTGGCGGGAACGAAACCTTGCGAAACACCTGTTTGAGTGTTTGGAAGAACATCGCGAGCACGTGCTGTGGTGGGACCAGTACGCGTTGAATGTTGTGCTGGCAGGTTCCTGGCGAAGTCTCGATCTTCGCTGGAACCAGGGAGCCCACCTTTACGTTTATCCCAGCGGCGAACACAGCCCGTTCGACTCGAGCACCCACCGTGCCATCGTCGAGGATCCTTGGATCGTCCATTTTTGCTCGCCCGACAAACCGTGGAACTACTTCTGTCGGCACCCGTACACCGATGCCTTCCGAAAACAAGTCCGACAGACCGATTGGCATGGTTGGAAACCCGAACGTCCGGATGAATTCATGCGACGGTGGTGGGGACACCACTACAAACCTGCTCGTGAACGCTGGAAAACTCAGGTTCGAAGAATCAAAGAAAACTTTAGATCACGAAACCGTGCGGCCTAG
- a CDS encoding glycosyltransferase yields MSSSCLINNYNYGKYVCEAVDSALEQSLPFDEIIIVDDGSTDNSLDVLNARYGRHTGIRIVAQEQSGQLSCIQRAVEMASGELIFLLDSDDCQHRDLHATVQSVFQARQHIDFLSVDHEKFGPCVNDRQRKKRTRDQGVSALASIFFRHWVGAPTSCLSMRSSLLERILPYPNESNWRTRADDVLVLASSIVGAQKYHIGEQLVRYRVHESNHFSGRTWSEAQKMQYALKLNAMINWYVNAAGYDITLLPKLASKEFRTIEHPVLKELLMYLRLCAQSGTSLDVRCGSLISIFRHFFAERRRGLWQPAPHAPVANPSRPKRKIAVRESAQAA; encoded by the coding sequence TTGAGTTCGAGTTGCCTGATCAACAACTACAATTACGGCAAGTACGTCTGCGAAGCGGTCGACAGTGCGCTGGAGCAAAGCCTGCCGTTCGACGAAATCATCATTGTTGACGACGGCTCGACCGACAATTCACTGGATGTTTTGAACGCGCGTTACGGGCGACACACCGGGATTCGAATTGTTGCACAAGAACAGAGCGGCCAACTTTCCTGTATCCAGCGGGCCGTCGAGATGGCTTCTGGAGAGCTGATCTTCCTGCTGGATTCCGATGACTGCCAACACCGCGACCTGCATGCGACGGTTCAGTCGGTCTTCCAGGCACGTCAACACATCGATTTTTTGAGTGTCGACCACGAAAAATTCGGCCCCTGTGTCAACGATCGCCAGCGCAAGAAACGAACACGCGACCAAGGCGTCAGCGCCTTGGCGTCGATTTTCTTTCGCCACTGGGTCGGTGCCCCGACGTCCTGCTTGTCGATGCGATCTTCGCTGCTGGAACGCATTTTGCCCTATCCCAATGAGAGCAACTGGAGAACCCGCGCCGACGATGTGCTGGTGCTCGCATCATCCATCGTCGGAGCGCAAAAGTATCACATCGGCGAGCAACTGGTCCGCTACCGGGTGCACGAGAGCAACCACTTTTCCGGCAGGACCTGGTCAGAAGCCCAAAAGATGCAGTATGCACTCAAATTGAATGCAATGATCAACTGGTACGTCAATGCTGCCGGATACGACATCACGTTACTACCTAAGCTGGCATCGAAGGAGTTCCGGACGATCGAGCATCCCGTGCTGAAGGAACTGTTGATGTACCTGCGTCTGTGCGCGCAATCGGGAACCAGCTTGGACGTGCGTTGTGGCAGCCTGATCAGTATCTTTCGGCACTTTTTCGCAGAGCGGCGACGCGGCTTATGGCAGCCCGCGCCCCACGCTCCGGTTGCCAATCCGTCGCGGCCGAAGCGGAAGATCGCAGTGCGTGAAAGCGCGCAAGCGGCATGA
- a CDS encoding serine/threonine-protein kinase, with protein sequence MVAVNRSSWGKAFPGHCDEAVLKGLLDESLAADLQAVAEDHLAACTSCRDRLETLAAAPALWTETRRIYEADESTRHATALNFGSAVQQGRSDDSITSWLRAIAQPCQEDASGSLGHIDRYRIDSVIGSGGMGVVAAGFDEQLARPIAIKLLAPHLAGLAPARRRFAREARAAAAIVHPAIMPIYSVSEQSHPPYLVMPLVGSATAGRSLQQRIDREGPLDLETALGIAAQVAEGLAAAHERGVVHRDIKPGNILMEENSPRVLIGDFGLARAIDDATVTVSGMVAGTPQYMSPEQAAGEAVGPGSDLFSLGSVLYAMLTGRPPFVADSPIAVLRKVIDTPVQPVVSRVESLPPWVDRLVRLFLVKDANARIVSAAEAAQLLRETEAHVRNPSRYPLPARLGPPHRLKTKSTITAMIAAIVLVMVGASLPLLRQQTPQGSNDKSKPGVASPKTLPTGQTSAGPSVTAMERSAAPTETDVSWHWDALPVELQQIRDSLHELERDLNLDAVGFESIDDRRHRGQPASGTATQ encoded by the coding sequence ATGGTCGCCGTCAATCGATCTTCGTGGGGCAAGGCGTTTCCAGGCCATTGCGATGAAGCCGTCCTGAAAGGTTTATTGGACGAATCGCTCGCGGCCGATCTGCAAGCGGTCGCCGAAGATCACCTGGCGGCGTGCACGTCTTGCCGAGACCGGCTGGAGACACTTGCCGCTGCCCCGGCCCTGTGGACGGAGACGCGGCGTATTTACGAGGCGGACGAATCCACTCGACACGCGACGGCGTTGAATTTCGGTTCTGCGGTGCAGCAGGGCCGGTCCGATGATTCGATCACGTCCTGGCTGAGAGCGATCGCACAACCCTGCCAGGAAGACGCCTCCGGCTCGTTGGGCCACATCGACCGTTACCGAATCGATTCGGTGATCGGATCGGGCGGCATGGGCGTGGTCGCGGCCGGGTTCGATGAACAGCTCGCCCGCCCGATCGCGATCAAGTTGCTGGCGCCACATTTGGCCGGGCTGGCGCCGGCGCGTCGGCGGTTTGCCAGAGAGGCCCGCGCGGCGGCGGCCATCGTGCACCCGGCGATCATGCCGATTTATAGCGTCAGCGAGCAATCGCATCCGCCCTACTTGGTCATGCCGTTGGTCGGATCAGCCACGGCCGGTCGCAGTCTGCAACAGCGGATCGACCGAGAAGGTCCGCTGGATCTGGAAACGGCGCTGGGCATTGCCGCCCAAGTCGCCGAGGGGCTTGCCGCGGCGCACGAGCGCGGAGTGGTCCACCGGGACATCAAACCCGGAAACATCCTGATGGAAGAAAACAGTCCTCGCGTCCTGATCGGCGACTTCGGCCTGGCCCGCGCGATCGACGACGCCACGGTCACCGTCAGCGGGATGGTGGCCGGAACCCCGCAGTACATGAGTCCCGAACAGGCGGCCGGGGAAGCGGTCGGACCGGGCAGCGATCTGTTCAGCCTGGGCAGCGTGTTGTACGCCATGCTGACCGGTCGCCCGCCGTTCGTCGCCGATTCGCCGATCGCGGTGCTTCGCAAAGTCATCGACACACCGGTTCAACCCGTCGTCAGTCGCGTCGAATCCTTGCCACCCTGGGTCGATCGATTGGTTCGGCTATTCCTGGTCAAAGACGCAAACGCGCGTATCGTATCAGCCGCCGAAGCCGCACAACTGCTCCGCGAAACGGAAGCCCATGTCCGAAACCCTTCGCGCTATCCGCTGCCGGCTCGGCTCGGCCCGCCCCACCGGCTCAAGACCAAGTCGACGATCACAGCGATGATCGCCGCGATCGTATTGGTGATGGTGGGCGCATCACTGCCGTTGCTGCGACAGCAAACGCCGCAAGGTTCCAACGACAAAAGCAAACCGGGAGTCGCTTCTCCCAAGACCCTACCGACGGGGCAGACCTCCGCCGGTCCGTCCGTCACGGCGATGGAGCGATCGGCGGCTCCAACAGAAACAGATGTGTCGTGGCATTGGGACGCGTTGCCTGTCGAACTGCAACAGATTCGCGACTCATTGCACGAACTGGAACGCGACCTGAATCTCGACGCCGTTGGCTTCGAATCAATCGATGATCGTCGACATCGGGGCCAACCGGCTAGCGGGACAGCGACACAGTGA
- a CDS encoding sigma-70 family RNA polymerase sigma factor: protein MSASPITRPSLLLRLRDRDNHLAWSEFLEIYEPVIYRLARRRYLQDADAREIVQEVLLRVAAAIDRFDPTASGSFRGWLSQTTRRVVVDRFRRIGDTALPVGGQLDLLAGVVDGAENPFEVEFDLEHRRQLFRCAAEHLQRELSATSWAAFWRTAVQGHPAQVVASQLGISEGAVYVARCRVLKRIREFVQQREAE, encoded by the coding sequence GTGTCAGCATCTCCCATCACCCGACCGAGCCTGCTGTTGCGGTTGCGTGACCGCGACAATCACCTGGCGTGGAGCGAGTTTTTGGAGATCTACGAGCCGGTGATCTACCGTCTCGCCCGGCGACGGTATCTTCAGGACGCCGACGCCCGCGAGATCGTGCAAGAGGTGCTGCTGCGGGTTGCCGCGGCGATCGACCGCTTCGACCCGACCGCCTCCGGCTCATTTCGTGGCTGGCTGTCCCAAACCACGCGGCGCGTCGTCGTGGATCGATTTCGACGGATCGGCGACACCGCCCTTCCCGTGGGTGGGCAGCTGGATCTTTTGGCTGGGGTGGTCGACGGAGCGGAAAATCCCTTCGAAGTGGAGTTTGATCTGGAGCACCGTCGCCAGCTGTTTCGATGTGCCGCCGAGCATCTTCAACGGGAACTGTCGGCGACGAGCTGGGCGGCGTTTTGGCGCACGGCGGTCCAGGGCCATCCGGCCCAAGTGGTGGCGTCGCAGTTGGGCATCAGTGAAGGCGCGGTGTACGTGGCGCGATGCCGAGTTTTGAAGCGGATCCGAGAGTTCGTCCAGCAAAGGGAGGCGGAGTGA